tatatatatatatatatagcaacagGTGAGAAACTAAATTATGTCAGCtgacaatataaatcaacatatgttataatctaaaaaaaattaagtggatttcctattatttttctatcataaGGGTAATCAGTTGCCTTTGTTCTAAGAGGCAGGGGACTTCAAATTTAATCCCAACCCTcccattatttgttttattgttatcattttgttggtttttgtcCTTGAAAAGTTCCTTTACCTAACAACCTtggttttgtcatctgtaaagtTGAGTGCCCTAAGCCATCTGACCCCTAAAAGTCTCTCCAGCTTTAAAATGTTCACTCAGAACATCTATGAAGATGAAAGGTGGCCACACTGAAGtggatttttttaatcattggaAGGAAGCAAAAACTAGATGCCCACTTGTCAGGCATGTTACAGGTAAGATTCTTTCCCAGAACAGGTGGTTCTCAAAGAATAGATCAGCGTTAGCCCTATCTTTGACCAATGGCAACTAGAAAGGATTAACAGATTGCTAGGAGCAAATGCAttccataggatcatagatttagagtttggAAAAGACTTTATAGGTTGATGATTTGATTTCACCTGAGTTCCTCCTTTTTCCACATCTAGAATTCTGTCCCCTATACCATACTTTGAGCCAAGTTTAGAAGAGGGACTTCAGCTTTCAAAGTTCAGCTTTGAAAGATTCGTATCATTTCCCACTTGGTCACATCATCATTGTCTCTTGGAACTCATCTTCCAGTAGGATCACATAACCTCCAAAATCCACACCTCTTCAGTACCATCTGTCCCTGGGGTTGACAACAGAGACATCCTCCCAATCTTCCACTTAAGAAAGTGGTGGTCTCATAACTTCTCACCTCACTGCTCTTCAGGACTTCATCATTGTCTCTAGAAGCTCCTCTTTCTTCAAGATGACCTCAATTCAGAAATTCACCCCTCTTCATTGCCTCCCCCAACTACCTCTAAGGCTCCTCCCTTGGTCTAACTGGAGAAGACTAAAAGTGAGACTTCCTCCCATATCCTCTTCTTAAGGAGTGGAAACCAACCTGACTGCAGGAATTTATCATGTTCATCATTCCCCAACTTGagaacatctttttatttttaactcctTTTAATGTGTCTTCCCCAATTAGAgtgaaaactccttgaaggagcaggtactgtcttttttctttttttgaatacaGTGCATTGGCCAGaggaaacacttaataaatatttattgattgactgaatatggataggaggaaaaaataatcatgaatgtATATGTGCATTTTGTACCTTTTTCAAAGAAGCCACTTCTAAATACAATCTAACCCTTGAACAATTTTACAATGTTGATGAAACAGGCCAATTTAACAATAGTTTATGGGTTCTATTCTGGCATAACAATAAATCTCGTGTCCCTGAGTATAAGTAGAATAAGCACAGCTTGACTATAGCTACATGGTCCattgatatatgttaaacacacacacacacacacacacacacacacacacacacacacatctctggAATTCAGAAAACTTCCTCAAGTTTCTAAAGGTTTCAAACATTTACTTGTTGCCttcaggaatagaaaaaaaaagaattgttcttattaatgatttttcATATTATGTACCACCAGGGGAACAATATCTCAGAATTGTAGGCTTAATTAACCATAGCAAAGCATTCAATTTAACAACCACTGATTAACTTCCTACTGTATTCAGTAATGTCCGAAAAGATAAGTTTAGACAAgatttggcagctaggtggtacagtgaatagagcacaggATTGGAGTTCAAAACAGTTTATACTCCTAATTGCtcttataataataaagtttttaagaGTTATAAAATATGATGTCAGATACcaattatctgtgtgatcctgaccaaatcacttaatctctgatgATTTCATGgtcttgatctataaaatggggataataaaagtaaatatctCACAGAtatttgttgtaaggatcaagtgagaaattatatgtgtaaaatacttaacacagtgcctcgtatattataagaaatatgtCAATGCTTATTCATTTCTCTTCATAGGGCTTACATAAATCAATCACATGTGCCTTCTAAGGAAGaacagaatttatatatatatatatatatatatatatatatatatatatatatatatatgtatatatatgtacatatatatatacatatatataacacaagtgggttttgtttatatttatattaatattcacacatatacaaaacatgtgagagaagagagaggagaaggggagagggagggagaaagagggagagagagaaaaaggagagacagacacacagataaaggaaggcagggagaaatagggaaagaagtagAAAGGGGAGGAGTTGGGAGGGGtgagggagacaaagaaaggagaagaaagaagggaggaaaggaaataaagtgaggaggagagagagagagagaaattctttAAATACAAGAGCTGAAATTTAAAGGACAAAATGTGGAGGTCATCACTTAGTGGTACCATTGAAATAAGAAATGGCCTCAGAGTCAGAAATCATGGATTGAgatttcctcaatttcttaagTTGTAAAATGGACAAAATACCATAAACACAAACCATCTCATAGACTTGTTGTGAAGAAAGTCTTTGGGAACGATAAAATACTCTATAAATAGGagttaatattgttgttattattaatattatgattatctagtttatttcccttccttttgcATATGGATACataaaggcctagagagattagGTGCCTGCTTAGGTCACAAAGCAATTTACAAGAAGAACTAGACCTCAAGTTTTCTGACTTCCAATGAATAACTATTCTTTCcactaaattatatttatttgttagcACAGAGGATTgccaaaactattttttaaagaaaatacagatttaaaaatGGGTGCCTTCTAGGAGGTTAGTATATAATGGAACAGTAATTTACTCAAGGAATTCAACTCTATTATTCTAGAACCTAGGAAATCTTAGTAAAATCTTAGTCACTTCACTTAACCTCTCCAAGCTTTGTTacattcatctgtaaaattaggcaACTGGACTAAATTGTTTCTAAGGCTCCCccatctctaaatctgtgatttattACGATTTCTTAATAGACAGAATCTATCCAATCACAGATTTTTAGACTCTatgaaaagaccttagagatcacctagcATAACctgattttacatatgagaaaagtaAAGACCAgacttttctaaggtcacacaagtagaaaATGGtggaggtagcatttgaacttgggtcctctgacCTCTCAGCCCACCATTTTATCCAGGAGACCATCATAACTGTGTTTTCCTATCATTTTTCCTGTAATCATTTTGCACTGTTTTGTTccctagaaaatagaaaatgatggGATCTTAGCACATTATCTGGAAATGACAAGTTTCCATCACAATGACAATGTCTCAAACATGGCTCCATTTCTGGGGACCAAAAACATCAGCTAAGAactctttcttttaatatttagcaaactagaaaagaaagggagagacttTTTTTaagtctatacacacacacacacacgtacacatcAATTATGCAGATCAAGAGTACATCACACTTTGGTGTAAATTTTAAGGACTCTTTTCCTCTACTTCTGCATTCCTGACAACAAATTAGCTACCACCTAAGGATTTAGCCCTAGTTagtatagagatagatagaaattTCTTAATGTAATTTCATGCTTGATCTAGGTTTTCATCAATTCTATTTATCAAGAACCCTTTTTAATGGCCTTGGTTAATTAAAAGCACAACCATATATGTGATTCTTAGAGGCACCTACATGCATATAAAGGCAGCATGCCATGTTTCATTTTGGACTGGAAATGAAggaactctgagttcaaatcctgactcaaacccttattagcagtgtgattctaggcaaattaTTAACCTGAATCTCAGTTTACTTGTTcaaaaaatgaggataacatCTCACAGCATcattgtgaggaacaaataaggatgtatataaaattctgtgtgtgtgtgtgtgtgtatatatatatatatatacatatatatatatacacatatatatacatatatacatatacacatagtgTCTTGTATAATGTATacagcatatatgcatgcatatatataaaatctataccATGTATAtagtacacatgtatgtatgtgtgcacaagTTCTATAACATGTGTGTTAATtgtaaaatatcatataaatgtgAGCTCTTATTATTACAATAACCCTATGCTTAAAGTCAGCATTCCAGAAACTTCAACCTTCCAGAAGACCTAAACCCAGTCTCTGAActacccccctcaaaaaaaagaatagcattattatcataactagcatttatactgAATTTTAAAGTTAGCTGGGTTTAGTGGAATTAGCAAAAGGGTTATAATAGAATGAATCTTGAGTGGCTAGCATCAGATTTTAGATTTGCTATAATACGTAATAGGGAGTTAATCTAAAACAAGGCTAGGAACCAGATCTGTATATTTCTGTATAAAGAGTATTCATttattataacaaataatattttccaaaCTAAGAATAaatcacatatttatttttagagttGTCAGTTTATTCCTTAATCCTTTAGAAAGATGGTGCTCTTTGGATTTGAATTAACCAGAATTTTAAAGATAATGGAAATTCTCAAGAAGGTGTGGAGATAGAGACCCTCCCAGCAACTGTAAAACAAGTTTGTTATTGCCAAAGTTTGGCTGTGCTTAATTAGGCTATTGGAGTTCTTAGTTACATCAGTCCTCACAGTCAATGAGGGTTTGTTCTCCCAGCTATGATGAGTACAAATCATTGACTTAAACTTGTTCTAtgtgtacattttaaaataacagtagGTACTTCACTCTTGGAATCTGGCTGCTTCCAAGTTTTCACTTCTCTAATACTCTCcacatagaggaaaaaaataatcttcctaaggcaaAAGTCTGAACATGTGACTCCCCTCCTCAAAAATCTTCCATAGCTTCCTATTGCATTTGGAATAAAGCAAAAGTTCTTCAGGTTAACATTTAAAACTCCCCATATATGGGCCCCAACATGTATTTTTTCTCCTTACAAAGACTGTACTCCTTTTCACACACTAGTCAAAATGTATTAGTGATCTATCTCTTTGAATTTAACTTGTTTGTCTCCCGTGCTTCCTTATCACTGCCTTTTAGAACCTTGTTCTTCTTCCAAGATCATCACAATATAATTAATCGATGCAAGGGATGTCCAGCTTCAAATGCTGTGTCAGTGATTTGTGAGTCTTATGGGTCTGGGTAAGACCCTCAATCTCTTCACATGTAAAAATAAAGCGTATGAACTGAATGacctttaaattttttccagctctaaatccatgatatTCCACAAAGCCTCCTTAGCTTGCTCCCACAGGAATACATTCTCTCCCCTCTAAGGGTTCCCAGAGGTCTTTGAAGCTCACCTTTATCTGGaccacacttttttttaaaacaccacTAGTGATTTCATGAGTTTAGAGTGGTCCTGGGGAAGAACAGTGGGAATGTAGAAAAAGGAgactcaaatccaggtctttctgactagaATGCCAGTCCTCTCATATCACATTCTAGCTCCCATTATacttatccattttatttatttactttatataatatatattatattttctgtttatatatcACATTGCCATTAATGAAAATATACATTCCTAGAGGCAACTATggcatttttgtgtatatatgcacatatgcataatGTAAACAGCATTCATATGTActcacatatgtacatataacaatatacatatatacacacagtatcatataatatatatagtatatatgcatatttatacatgtatagatTATATAAGTATTGATTATATACTGTGTATATGGTACACATACATGCATTGTGTGCACAGGTCCCATAACATGTGTTTTGTACACATGTGTGCACTGTGTAGTATACTGTgcaatatacattatatacactaTACATGTATTTAGCAACTATATGTGcacagtatgtatatatattacatatatagtaTTCACATAAAAATACACAGTGTCTAACACAAGACCTTGAATATAATAAGTACtgtataaatacaaaattagttgAGATCCCAATTCACtaacaacaaaaactattttcatagCTTATTAGTTTAGCTGTGCCGATCTCAAAAAAGTTGCTGAATTCAGTTTTTAACTGCTTGAAATTACTATTgtataacagaaaaaagaaaaaggtcagTCAAACCTTAGCTCTTGTTCTTCACGTTTATGAGAAGACCATGCCATACTGGATTTCTCACAGAAGTTCTTATAACCAGTTGCTTTGGAGGTAATTtttgaggcagagaatggcctctctaataaagaaaaaaagacacacaAAGTTAAAGATACATGATTTTCAGCCTTAAATCCATGCATTGCACTCTCTAGATGCAGTTTAAGTATGATTTCACAAATATTCGTATACAAATTAGTACTGTGAAGCACAAAAATCAGAGGATTTAATCAGTAGAGGAAATTTTAATGCGAGTATTGTAggctatttataaaaaaaatattctcatgTACAAATAATCATATAATGTGCAAATGGAcagagactttttttaaaaatcaataacagTAACTAGGATGAAATAACCTTTTCCCCAGGACCTCAAAACATAAGTGCTGACAAAATTTAAACTTAAGATTTTTAAGAATTGCACAATTTGAAAATGTTGTTACATTGATATGTTGACAGTACAGGCATTCCTTTAACAACTAGAAGTAATGGAACTTCTCTCCTAGTTAGCAGAATTAGTAGAAATGGGAAGTTACCAGATGGTAATATTGCTAATAACACCCATCTGTGAATAATTCTAGTAACGAATCTCCTACCAACTCAAGGAATTCATCTTAATTACTTCTTGCATTATTTTCCCATTTAGAATTACAAAGTAGATTTGAGGATTCTTTTTGTACCACTAaaattcagatatatatatatatatatatatatatatatatatatatatatatatatatatatatatatatatatatatatatatataagtatagatTAAAAACCGTGTATATGGTACACATGCATTTATTGTGCGCACAAGTCCCATAACATGTGTGTTTTGTACACTACTTGTACTACTAAAATTCAGATGCGTTGCTTACGAAGGGCATCGAAATTATGTCTCttaaaagaagtagaaaacaGAAATCTCCAGGTCAGGTTGCAACTAATGGAACTAccattctttatcttttatagtattcaaagcaagtttctcaaAGTCTTAATGACTCACCAGTGTCTTCTCATAGATCAATTTTTAAGAAAGAtatgggaagagggagagagaaagaggaagagatgtACATATCCATAGCagtttaaaataagaaagttggatttggagttaagaaacttggatttgaatcctggtttaTGTATTATTAGTTGTATAATcataggcaaattacttaacctgttTGGGGCccattttctgatttgtaaaacttgaataataacatttacattcATGCACATAATTATCATATAAGTATGAGATTATGTAAACGCACACATGTTCATGCActtagggagaggaagagggaggaggagaccTATTAGTTCAGCAGTATGGCTACTTCCACATAGATACAAACCTTCCCCAAGATACAAACAAAAACtgtataacatagttttagaaaaTTGCCTGCAAGTATTTAAAGGTAAAGTGACTTCCCCATACAAATCATATGGGTAGTACAGTTCagagggcagaatttgaactcagatttttcctaATTCAAACTCTCTGTGTGTTAGtatatcaaaataagaaaaagaacaaattctgTTTAGATACAACAGAGATTTTAACTACATAGTTTGggttgagttttatttttctatgaaatCAGAATGATTTAATCAATTTCAATCTACAATGCACTCTGAATTAGGAAGATGTGCACCATTTTCCAGGGCTCtgttattaaaatgtattttagatGAAAGgcacataaaaatgctgatttacATATAAACTACTAGATACCAAAATGAATAGAATCATCAGACTCATTGTAAAACAAATAGATGAAATATATATTCCACAGAGGAAATAGTATAGTAATCTTCTAGATTGCTTTTAATTAGCTAAAGAATTCCTACTCTATCAAAATAGGTGCTAGAATTAGCAAACATAAATCAATTCTTTCATAAAGAGACCTTTTGGGCAAAGCTTTGATTCCTTAATAAGATTGCTCAAAGACTTTGGAAAGAGGTGTTCTTCAGTAGTTTCTTCTTCAACAGGCTCATGCTGGGTATTCTCCTGTCCTGGCTCAGCAGTTTTTCTGTGATCACCAGCTAGAAATATACTGCTCTTGCCAGTGGATCTGATTTCTTCACCAATGTCTTTCttctctggatctccttttctgactttgttttccaaaatcCCAGTATGGTGGTTGGGGAAAGATGAGCTTCCTTCTTCTGAAGTATAACCCCTTATCTTGTTCAAGTGatgcaagtaaaaaaaatatgtctCCAGCACACTGGCtctctgttctgatttttctgacAGAGCATCATCCCAAGAGAAGCTACAGCCACCACCACCGCCATCACCACCACCTACTTGTCCATACAAGGAGGAGTCCTCTGACATAGTTTCAGGCAAGTCTATGAAGACTGGGTAACTTGAGAAAAAATTTTCCTTACTCTCACATAGCATCTCCTTAGCAATCACTTTGGGTGTCTTTGTGATTTTCCAGTCTATCCCTGTTGAGGATGGCAGCTCAACTCTTATATTGTGGCCCAAGGTGAGCTCAGATTCTGAACCAGAGTGAGAATAACCCTTAAAAGTAACATTTTCTGAAGAATCTCCTAGTGAATTCAGTTGAGGTTTAGAAATCTGAATAACTGAATCATTCCCCTGGTACATTTCATTAATTTGTCTTTGACCTCTCTTACTGATTTTGCTTTTATCAACATCAAATCCACTGTTAACACTCACTTCCTGACTTCCTCTTATTGTTTGACCAACAAAAGTTTTTTCTGCCTCCTTCCCACACTCAGGTAGCAATCCTCTTCTATAGCTGAGGTCCCTTAGGGAGACCATAAAATCTAATTCCCCAGTGAATGGTTCTTCTTTTTTCATCCCGAAATCATGAACAGGAGAGTCAAATTGATTGGGTGACAGTTTTCTGATATGGATTGAGCTCCTAGTATCCCAGGAGCCATCAGCTTTAACGCTAGATATAAAATCCTTAGTTTCCCATAGAGTTACATCTTTGGATTTTTCATTGACATCAGCCTCCCGTCTGGAGAAAACATTGCCTTTCAACATAGGGGACCTTCTGGGAGACAGGGAAATTGATGAAATCTCTTTAGAGTCTCTGAGCTGAATACCTTTTGTAAAAGTTCTCCAGTTTTCCTCATATTCATCTATATCTTCATCTTCAGAGCTATCTGTTAGTGGGGACCAAAAGTAGCCATTCCCATGACAATCCTCATTGGTTTTCTCAAAAAGACTCTTTTCACAGCTGCCTTTGGGCTGTGGCTGAACACTGCCTATTTCAGAAAGGTTGTCTGTCTCTCCTGGATCACTCTGATTTTGAAAAGATGCATTTTCAAGACTAGGCTGCCTGAAACCAACAACCCGTGATACTGGGTGTCTtttctccttctgaaatagaactTCCTGCCACCCACTAGATTGATTTCCGGGAATCCTTGTCTCctcaaaagaacttaaaaaatccTGAGAAAAACATGGCCTTGATAAATTCCTTGTAGGAACTGGAGAAAAGCTGACACTGTTTTGAGAATTTGTGTGTATCCTTGGGTGATCATCTCTGGACTGTGAGGGAGGGTAGCAGGAGCTCACAAAGGTGTCTTGACAACAATCTTGTATTTTTTTGCTTTGGTTGAACAGAGACGAAGTAAAGAGTGGATTCTCTTGAGGATTCTTCAGCTCTTGACCTTCATGGCACTTAGTCAGAAACCTCTGGGCCCAATTTATCACATGCCTCAGTTTCTGTGTTTCTGGAACCAACACATCATCAAGCAAGGAAAGATCTAATTCAGAAGGGCAGCTGTTTCTCCTGCCTTCCCTCTGGACTTGCTGGCCCACCATCtctatgtctttgtttttttcacCAGCCACTTTGGGAAACTGCTGACACGTAGTCACGTCCTCACTGACTGCAGAGGAAGGTAACTTCTGATGACCTCCCCAAGGGGAAGTCTGACTTTCTGAAGGGTTTGTTTTGGAACCCAAAGGAGTTCTTGGGGAATCTTTTAGCGCTGATTTATTATCATTTCCAGGAAAACCGGTCTTGAGGATCCCAGTGCTTTCATAGTAAGCCACTCGCCTAGCCCGCAAGAGCTTCAGCTCACAGGTTCGAGGGGAGTCTCTCTCAGCATCACAGTCACAGGATTGCCATGCTCTTGTTTTTCTGGATAAATAAtccatctgcaaacaaaaaggCAGAAACTTTTAAACCCATAACTGGTCAATCTTTTatctgcaaagaaagaattgctCAGGCTGGAATTGAACTATAATTCTGATTAAACCCGTTAGAGCGGTTTTGTAACACAAGAACAAAGTAACTAATGAGCTGtggaacaagaaaaggaaaaactttacCATCTGGGTTTAATTATATTTAGTCAAGATATGGTTCTTGGTCACCAAACAATAAAAGGGCAACTCTGACTTTTACATGGCATATGCTCATTTAATATTGTAGAAAACCCAGGAATAGTTTTAAATAAAGACACCAAATTTCTTTTCAAGGATTGCCGGCAGTTCAATTCAGCAacttttattaagaacctaccATGTTCAAAGCACTGCACTTGTCATCAATGATAGAAGGACAAAAAGCTAGCCTGAACCCTCAAATATCTTGTACTCTACTAAAGGAATAAAGCATGCACACAGATAAGTGAATtagaaatacatacaaaataacaCAGAGTAATTTCAAGAGGAATAAAAGACTAGCATCTGGGGCATCCTTGGCCACAATGTGCTTTCAAAGAAACTCTCAAGACGATGAGGCAGAGGTGAGAAAGGAATAAATTCCATTGGAGAACCATTTGTGCTAAGATAAAGAGGAAGGAGATTGCATTCAGTGAATAGATAGCAGGCTGGTTAGTCTGAAACAGAAAATACATGAAGGGGAGTAACATTATAAGGCTGGAGAGGTAGATAGGAGCCATACTGTGAAGCATTTTAATGTTAAGCTGATGATATtgttattttatcttagaggcaggATGTCAATAGGAAGCCATTGTCTACTTTCAAGTTAGGAAGTAAGGTAGTCAAATCTGTTTCACTCAGCGCTTATAGAGTACACAAGGAAGTCATCACAGTTTGCTAATATACCCTTGGCATCAGAAACACATGACAACATCATCTTTAAACTGTACCCCATAGGACATTTAATAACAATTCAGACTTTCTCCAGACAAGTTTTAcattatctattcattttctccCCTTGCTTAGCTACTCTGTCAAAAGCTGAGTCAgggcattttatttttgtcttctccaGGACCTACCACCATGCTGAAcacacagtagacatttaatatatattgttaaTTGATTGACTTGTAATTCCTGCAAGTCTTAGGACAATGCCAtgcataataggtacttaatcaaTATTTTGATCTCAAGCAATTGTTTATTCTTGATTTCCTAAAGCCAGCTCTGTGCTAAAGTAGTTATTCTCAACAGTTTTAAAGTCCTGCCCATTCCTACATAAAAAAACTATCAAGAAAAGCAATCTTTCTCTTTTGTAGAAAGTAACTACCTGACACCTTAGAATCCTACTTCTAATTGAGACAATTTGCCATCTCTACTTGCAGTGAAAGAATCCTCTTTCTTCTCACTCCTTTCTCAAGGTATTCATTCGGACcactttttccccttcctattCCCTATGAACACCATCTTGAATTAATTTTTCCTCACTTTCTGGATAGTTTGCCTATCCTAGAGTCCTTCAATACACTAAGATAAGCACATAGCTACCTAGATACATTTCTAGAGCAGGCTAGTTTTAGGGAAGGAATATACCACTGGCTCTAGAAATCATGAAGCAAATTAGCCCTATGAAACATTTTTGTGTGTAATATTTGGAATAAGGCAGAACTAGGCTCAAATTCTGTCTcacatatttactagctttgtggtCCTCAACAAGTAACTGCCCCAtgttcagcttcctcatctctaaaatgagaaagcTGGACTCCTTAGGCTTAAATTTTTTGCAGCTCCAAATCTAAGATGTCTAAATCTTTGATCCAAATCTATGATCTCTAAATCTACCATCTTTGATCCCAAAACCTATGATTTCCCTGATGTGGGCAATTGCAGGCATTTAATCTATCGATGCTGATTAGTAACACCTCTGTAAACTATAAAAAGACTATGGTTTTTATCTAATATCACTTATCCAATGTCAACAATTATATGTCACCCATATAATTTGAACTGAAAACTTGGTTAAGCAAACTAAATAAGGTCCCACCTCATCAAAATTCCAcggcaagtttttttttctttttttcctgcctATTCTGCTGCAAGTTTTGTGTCAGAATAATCAGTAACTCAAGTTTTGTTTTTAGATCTAAAATTGACAAGAGATTAATTCAAACATAAACAAGCTGTCCTgccaatgagaaagaaaacacatgaGGGAAAACAGAAGAACCAACATTCTTAAAATTTGCTTCGCACCCATTTAAGAACACTGTACAGACTGGCAGTGTCACTATAAACAGATGTTTGTTTAATAAAGtctatatcttattctttatttaatGCCAACATTTCCTTCCTGACAGTACATCATTGTTCCATCAGGAGCTAGCTGCAAGCCACTGAAAAATACAAGGAAATCTAGTCTTTACTCATCCCACCTTAGACCGCAGTCTACAATTGCCATCTACAGGCTTAAATGAGATATGTCTCAATAACAGAAAGATCTCTGGGTTATTTCACTTAGTTGTCTAAGCTGTTCTAGCTTCCTGAAGGCCTGAGCAAAGCAGAAatcaggaagagagagaagaggacacAGCAGGTACCCACATCAGTGCAATCACAGGTCATAAGAccataagattataaatttaaagTTGGCACAGACCCtaaagaaaaggtagaaaaaagaataacaatgaaaaggggaaaaataagcaaaatggcAGGCTGAATATAGTAGAAACAGAGTGATTTTGTTTAAGGATACACCGAAGGAAGagtataaatgaaaggaaaagtgaTTTTTTGATCTAAAATAACTCATAATACAGCAAAAAAGCTAAACATGTTTAGGAGTCCCCAAATTCCCTAGTGAGA
This sequence is a window from Sminthopsis crassicaudata isolate SCR6 chromosome 1, ASM4859323v1, whole genome shotgun sequence. Protein-coding genes within it:
- the LOC141550009 gene encoding uncharacterized protein LOC141550009 isoform X3 — protein: MRTSCPSLQTPEGPDPLAQMDYLSRKTRAWQSCDCDAERDSPRTCELKLLRARRVAYYESTGILKTGFPGNDNKSALKDSPRTPLGSKTNPSESQTSPWGGHQKLPSSAVSEDVTTCQQFPKVAGEKNKDIEMVGQQVQREGRRNSCPSELDLSLLDDVLVPETQKLRHVINWAQRFLTKCHEGQELKNPQENPLFTSSLFNQSKKIQDCCQDTFVSSCYPPSQSRDDHPRIHTNSQNSVSFSPVPTRNLSRPCFSQDFLSSFEETRIPGNQSSGWQEVLFQKEKRHPVSRVVGFRQPSLENASFQNQSDPGETDNLSEIGSVQPQPKGSCEKSLFEKTNEDCHGNGYFWSPLTDSSEDEDIDEYEENWRTFTKGIQLRDSKEISSISLSPRRSPMLKGNVFSRREADVNEKSKDVTLWETKDFISSVKADGSWDTRSSIHIRKLSPNQFDSPVHDFGMKKEEPFTGELDFMVSLRDLSYRRGLLPECGKEAEKTFVGQTIRGSQEVSVNSGFDVDKSKISKRGQRQINEMYQGNDSVIQISKPQLNSLGDSSENVTFKGYSHSGSESELTLGHNIRVELPSSTGIDWKITKTPKVIAKEMLCESKENFFSSYPVFIDLPETMSEDSSLYGQVGGGDGGGGGCSFSWDDALSEKSEQRASVLETYFFYLHHLNKIRGYTSEEGSSSFPNHHTGILENKVRKGDPEKKDIGEEIRSTGKSSIFLAGDHRKTAEPGQENTQHEPVEEETTEEHLFPKSLSNLIKESKLCPKERPFSASKITSKATGYKNFCEKSSMAWSSHKREEQELRSQNMSRSSSAKAEKRKSTESSQSICPSDYRINEEINIYPAQTSMSPLFTKDQQEPIQYQNSTGPCDKFCTGSTPKYLCKNVYIDLERQMANKKHQGNSVLSMWQLLPDEIWIFIFSFLSHKELSCIAQVCRHFCQLASDDSFWKRIHVSDCHSLNDNWLVSLGRHHPQSLTLRRCHDDIQAITDQGLKQFFHHCRESLEELNVTSCSGPRLKGDKLLLYASTFCNRLTVVDVSWSGATDLGVLALVEGASSLLGLSINGCQITDKAIRALVKKHGNSGFKAKRGILTSGLTYHTASKFPRLDLTLGLPDLRTSALSTEPSLHCLPSIYCIYILPRDCKVKHYFLLLYFSKFLACYDTEYIIIR